In Equus przewalskii isolate Varuska chromosome 6, EquPr2, whole genome shotgun sequence, one DNA window encodes the following:
- the ARHGAP45 gene encoding rho GTPase-activating protein 45 isoform X2: MLGRRRGSRASYSPHRAGLRAPRGTGRDPGVQLTELPKKDGADTVSLGPGVDLLGPGCNVKATGTLKRPTSLSRHASAAGFPLSGAGSRTLGRAHRSPLTAASPAEAPFEGPCPDTTEDISQLLADVARFAEGLEKLRECVLCDDLLEARRPLAHERLGEALRVMHQVISKYPLLNTLETLTAAGTLIAKIKAFRYECNNDSDKQEFEKALETIAVSFSSTVSEFLMGEVDSSTLLSVPPGDPSQSMESLYGPGSDGATASTEDGDEGGLHPEAVDVLLQRCEGGVDAALHYAKNMAKYMKDLIGYLEKRSTLEMDFAKGLQKIVHNCRQSLLQEPPMPLQSIYSLALEQDADFGHGLVQAANTLQTQTFMQPLNLRRLEHEKRRKEIKESWHRAQRKLHEAEYNLRKAKQGYTQRCDDHDKARALVAKAEEEQASAGPGAGGAASKTLDKRRRLEEEAKNKAEEAMATYRTCVADAKTQKQGLEDAKVTALRQIQEVIRQSDQTIKSATISYYQTMHMQTAPLPVHFQMLCESSKLYDPGQQYASYVRQLQRGEEPDVHYDFEPHVSTSSWSPVMRTRKSSFNVGDAAGAEAAGSPPEEGGPSDDGALAKERRGGRGHQVHKSWPISISDADGSLDPSSSPGDFKKFQRMSSSGTMSSSEELADQEGSAEGSTFEQADLNGMAPDLSVAIPSGPFRHVGLSKAARTHRLRKLRTPAKCRECNSYVYFQGAECEECCLACHKKCLETLAIQCGHKKLQGRLQLFGQDFSQAARSTSDGVPFIVKKCVCEIERRALRTKGIYRVNGVKTRVEKLCQAFETGKELVELSQAPPHDISNVLKLYLRQLPEPLISFRFYHELMGLAKDSLKAEAEAKAASRGRPDVAESEAAAVAMAGRLRELLQDLPPENWATLRYLLGHLRRIVEVEQDNKMTPGNLGIVFGPTLLRPRPTEATVSLSSLVDYPHQARIIETLISHYSLVFEKEPEEALGGQDGTSHQRAEVVVQVPYPEASEGAAFALQEEAEDGGRDFPESHIASNDSDSELEEVTDLLSPVGGAALHRLSLLEKQGSEASVDEGRDSCSGSEEQLGAEAGAAGDGDRFWEGLGEGLARRLSESNANQSSNNVAQAQPPALQLHGGQVPAGSGPGRQPELV, from the exons ATGCTGGGCCGGCGGCGGGGGTCCCGGGCCAGCTACAGCCCCCACCGGGCCGGACTGCGGGCGCCGCGCGGGACCGGCCGCGACCCCGGCGTTCAGCTCACG GAGCTGCCCAAGAAAGATGGGGCTGACACCGTGTCCCTCGGACCCGGCGTGGACTTACTGGGCCCCGGCTGCAATGTCAAGGCCACCGGCACGCTCAAGAGGCCCACCAGCCTGAGCCGCCACGCCAGCGCCGCCGGCTTCCCGCTGTCCGGCGCCGGCTCCCGGACACTCGGCCGGGCCCACCGCAGCCCGCTGACGGCCGCCAGCCCCGCTGAGGCGCCCTTTGAGGGACCCTGCCCCGACACCACGGAGGACATCTCCCAGCTGCTGGCCGACGTGGCCCGCTTCGCGGAGGGCCTGGAAAAGCTCAGGGAGTGTGTTCTGTGTGATG ACCTCCTCGAGGCCCGCCGGCCGCTGGCCCACGAGCGCCTGGGTGAGGCCCTGCGTGTGATGCACCAGGTCATCTCCAAGTACCCACTGCTGAACACTTTGGAGACACTCACGGCTGCCGGCACCCTCATTGCCAAGATCAAAG CCTTCCGTTATGAGTGTAACAATGACTCAGACAAGCAGGAGTTTGAGAAGGCCCTGGAGACCATCGCCGTCTCCTTCAGCAGCAC CGTGTCCGAGTTCCTCATGGGCGAAGTGGACAGCAGCACCCTCCTGTCGGTGCCCCCCGGGGACCCGAGCCAG TCCATGGAGAGCCTGTACGGCCCCGGCAGTGACGGCGCCACCGCCAGCACCGAGGATGGGGACGAGG GCGGCCTGCACCCCGAGGCGGTGGACGTGCTGCTGCAGCGCTGTGAGGGCGGCGTGGACGCGGCGCTGCACTATGCCAAGAACATGGCCAAGTACATGAAGGACCTCATCGGCTACCTGGAGAAGCGCAGCACGCTGG AGATGGACTTTGCCAAAGGCCTGCAGAAGATCGTGCACAACTGCAgacagagcctcctgcaggag CCCCCCATGCCTCTCCAGTCCATCTACTCGCTGGCCCTGGAGCAGGACGCGGACTTCGGCCACGGCCTGGTGCAGGCGGCGAACACGCTGCAGACACAGACCTTCATGCAG CCTCTGAACCTGCGGCGGCTGGAGCATGAGAAGCGGAGGAAGGAGATCAAGGAGTCGTGGCATCGCGCCCAGAGGAAGCTG CATGAGGCGGAATACAACCTGCGCAAGGCCAAGCAAGGCTACACGCAGCGCTGCGACGACCACGACAAGGCGCGCGCGCTGGTGGCCAAGGCCGAGGAGGAGCAGGCCAGCGccgggcccggggcggggggcgccgCCTCCAAGACCCTGGACAAGCGGCGGcgcctggaggaggaggccaaGAACAAG gcgGAGGAAGCCATGGCCACGTACCGCACGTGCGTGGCGGACGCCAAGACGCagaagcaggggctggaggaCGCCAAGGTGACGGCGCTCCGGCAGATCCAGGAGGTCATCCGGCAGAGCGACCAGACCATCAAGTCG GCCACCATCTCCTACTACCAGACGATGCACATGCAGACCGCGCCGCTGCCCGTGCACTTCCAGATGCTCTGCGAGAGCAGCAAGCTGTACGACCCGGGCCAGCAGTACGCGTCCTACGTGCGCCAGCTGCAGCGCGGCGAGGAGCCCGACGTGCACTATGACTTCGAGCCCCACGTCTCCACCAGCTCCTG GTCCCCGGTCATGCGCACCCGGAAGAGCAGCTTCAACGTTGGCGACGCGGCGGGGGCGGAGGCTGCGGGCAGCCCCCCGGAGGAAGGTGGGCCCAGTGACGATGGGGCGCTGGCCAAGGAGCGCAGGG GTGGGCGCGGGCACCAGGTGCACAAGTCGTGGCCCATCTCCATCTCAGACGCAGACGGCAGCCTggaccccagctccagcccag GGGACTTTAAGAAGTTCCAGCGGATGTCTTCCAGTGGCACCATGTCGTCCAGTGAGGAGCTGGCGGACCAGGAGGGCAGTGCAGAGGGGTCCACCTTTGAACAAG CTGACCTCAACGGCATGGCCCCTGATCTGTCAGTGGCCATTCCCAGCGGGCCCTTCCGCCACGTGGGGCTGTCCAAGGCAGCCCGGACCCACCGGCTGCGGAAGCTCCGCACGCCCGCCAAGTGCCGGGAGTGCAACAGCTACGTGTACTTCCAGGGCGCCGAGTGCGAGGAG TGCTGCCTCGCCTGCCACAAGAAGTGCCTGGAGACCCTGGCCATCCAGTGCGGCCACAAGAAGCTGCAGGGCCGCCTGCAGCTCTTCGGCCAGGACTTCAGCCAGGCAGCCCGCAGCACCTCGGACGGTGTGCCCTTCATCGTCAAGAAGTGCGTCTGCGAGATCGAGCGGCGGGCGCTGCGCACCAAG GGCATCTACCGGGTCAACGGGGTGAAGACGCGCGTGGAGAAGCTGTGCCAGGCGTTCGAGACTGGCAAGGAGCTGGTGGAATTGTCACAGGCCCCGCCCCACGACATCAGCAACGTTCTCAAACTCTACCTGCGCCAG CTGCCGGAGCCACTCATCTCCTTCCGCTTCTACCACGAGCTCATGGGGCTGGCCAAGGACAGTCTGAAGGCGGAGGCGGAGGCCAAGGCAGCATCCCGGGGCCGGCCGGATGTGGCCGAGAGTGAGGCTGCGGCCGTGGCCATGGCGGGCCGGCTGCGGGAGCTGCTGCAGGACCTGCCGCCTGAGAACTGGGCGACGCTGCGGTACCTGCTAGGACACCTGCGCAG GATCGTGGAGGTGGAGCAGGACAACAAGATGACGCCAGGGAACCTGGGCATCGTGTTCGGGCCCACGCTGCTGCGGCCACGGCCCACCGAGGCCACCGTGTCCCTCTCCTCCCTGGTCGACTACCCCCACCAGGCCCGCATCATCGAGACCCTCATCAGCCACTACAGCCTGGTCTTTGAGAAGGAGCCCGAGGAAGCGCTCGGGGGccag GATGGGACGTCCCACCAGCGGGCGGAGGTGGTGGTCCAGGTGCCGTACCCGGAGGCAAGTGAGGGGGCTGCCTTCGCCCtgcaggaggaggctgaggacgGCGGCCGAG acttcccagaatCCCACATCGCCTCCAACGATTCAGACTCAgagctggaggaggtgacagaCCTGCTGTCCCCGGTGGGCGGGGCCGCCCTGCACCGCCTCAGCCTCCTGGAGAAGCAGGGCAGCGAGGCCAGCGTGGACGAGGGCCGGGACAGCTGCAGCGGCAGCGAGGAGCAGCTGGGGGCTGAGGCCGGGGCGGCCGGGGACGGGGACAGGTTCTGGGAGGGGCTCGGGGAAGGCCTGGCCAGGCGGCTCTCGGAGTCCAACGCCAACCAGAGCAGCAACAACGTGGCCCAGGCCCAGCCGCCCGCCCTGCAGCTCCATGGTGGGCAAGTCCCGGCGGGCAGCGGCCCGGGGAGGCAGCCGGAGTTGGTGTAG
- the ARHGAP45 gene encoding rho GTPase-activating protein 45 isoform X3 produces the protein MFSRKKRELMKTPSISKKNRAGSPIPPPAGELPKKDGADTVSLGPGVDLLGPGCNVKATGTLKRPTSLSRHASAAGFPLSGAGSRTLGRAHRSPLTAASPAEAPFEGPCPDTTEDISQLLADVARFAEGLEKLRECVLCDDLLEARRPLAHERLGEALRVMHQVISKYPLLNTLETLTAAGTLIAKIKAFRYECNNDSDKQEFEKALETIAVSFSSTVSEFLMGEVDSSTLLSVPPGDPSQSMESLYGPGSDGATASTEDGDEGGLHPEAVDVLLQRCEGGVDAALHYAKNMAKYMKDLIGYLEKRSTLEMDFAKGLQKIVHNCRQSLLQEPPMPLQSIYSLALEQDADFGHGLVQAANTLQTQTFMQPLNLRRLEHEKRRKEIKESWHRAQRKLHEAEYNLRKAKQGYTQRCDDHDKARALVAKAEEEQASAGPGAGGAASKTLDKRRRLEEEAKNKAEEAMATYRTCVADAKTQKQGLEDAKVTALRQIQEVIRQSDQTIKSATISYYQTMHMQTAPLPVHFQMLCESSKLYDPGQQYASYVRQLQRGEEPDVHYDFEPHVSTSSWSPVMRTRKSSFNVGDAAGAEAAGSPPEEGGPSDDGALAKERRGGRGHQVHKSWPISISDADGSLDPSSSPGDFKKFQRMSSSGTMSSSEELADQEGSAEGSTFEQADLNGMAPDLSVAIPSGPFRHVGLSKAARTHRLRKLRTPAKCRECNSYVYFQGAECEECCLACHKKCLETLAIQCGHKKLQGRLQLFGQDFSQAARSTSDGVPFIVKKCVCEIERRALRTKGIYRVNGVKTRVEKLCQAFETGKELVELSQAPPHDISNVLKLYLRQLPEPLISFRFYHELMGLAKDSLKAEAEAKAASRGRPDVAESEAAAVAMAGRLRELLQDLPPENWATLRYLLGHLRRIVEVEQDNKMTPGNLGIVFGPTLLRPRPTEATVSLSSLVDYPHQARIIETLISHYSLVFEKEPEEALGGQDGTSHQRAEVVVQVPYPEASEGAAFALQEEAEDGGRDFPESHIASNDSDSELEEVTDLLSPVGGAALHRLSLLEKQGSEASVDEGRDSCSGSEEQLGAEAGAAGDGDRFWEGLGEGLARRLSESNANQSSNNVAQAQPPALQLHGGQVPAGSGPGRQPELV, from the exons ATGTTCTCCAGGAAGAAGCGAGAACTCATGAAAACCCCTTCTATCTCCAAAAAGAACCGCGCGGGAAGCCCCATCCCGCCGCCCGCGGGG GAGCTGCCCAAGAAAGATGGGGCTGACACCGTGTCCCTCGGACCCGGCGTGGACTTACTGGGCCCCGGCTGCAATGTCAAGGCCACCGGCACGCTCAAGAGGCCCACCAGCCTGAGCCGCCACGCCAGCGCCGCCGGCTTCCCGCTGTCCGGCGCCGGCTCCCGGACACTCGGCCGGGCCCACCGCAGCCCGCTGACGGCCGCCAGCCCCGCTGAGGCGCCCTTTGAGGGACCCTGCCCCGACACCACGGAGGACATCTCCCAGCTGCTGGCCGACGTGGCCCGCTTCGCGGAGGGCCTGGAAAAGCTCAGGGAGTGTGTTCTGTGTGATG ACCTCCTCGAGGCCCGCCGGCCGCTGGCCCACGAGCGCCTGGGTGAGGCCCTGCGTGTGATGCACCAGGTCATCTCCAAGTACCCACTGCTGAACACTTTGGAGACACTCACGGCTGCCGGCACCCTCATTGCCAAGATCAAAG CCTTCCGTTATGAGTGTAACAATGACTCAGACAAGCAGGAGTTTGAGAAGGCCCTGGAGACCATCGCCGTCTCCTTCAGCAGCAC CGTGTCCGAGTTCCTCATGGGCGAAGTGGACAGCAGCACCCTCCTGTCGGTGCCCCCCGGGGACCCGAGCCAG TCCATGGAGAGCCTGTACGGCCCCGGCAGTGACGGCGCCACCGCCAGCACCGAGGATGGGGACGAGG GCGGCCTGCACCCCGAGGCGGTGGACGTGCTGCTGCAGCGCTGTGAGGGCGGCGTGGACGCGGCGCTGCACTATGCCAAGAACATGGCCAAGTACATGAAGGACCTCATCGGCTACCTGGAGAAGCGCAGCACGCTGG AGATGGACTTTGCCAAAGGCCTGCAGAAGATCGTGCACAACTGCAgacagagcctcctgcaggag CCCCCCATGCCTCTCCAGTCCATCTACTCGCTGGCCCTGGAGCAGGACGCGGACTTCGGCCACGGCCTGGTGCAGGCGGCGAACACGCTGCAGACACAGACCTTCATGCAG CCTCTGAACCTGCGGCGGCTGGAGCATGAGAAGCGGAGGAAGGAGATCAAGGAGTCGTGGCATCGCGCCCAGAGGAAGCTG CATGAGGCGGAATACAACCTGCGCAAGGCCAAGCAAGGCTACACGCAGCGCTGCGACGACCACGACAAGGCGCGCGCGCTGGTGGCCAAGGCCGAGGAGGAGCAGGCCAGCGccgggcccggggcggggggcgccgCCTCCAAGACCCTGGACAAGCGGCGGcgcctggaggaggaggccaaGAACAAG gcgGAGGAAGCCATGGCCACGTACCGCACGTGCGTGGCGGACGCCAAGACGCagaagcaggggctggaggaCGCCAAGGTGACGGCGCTCCGGCAGATCCAGGAGGTCATCCGGCAGAGCGACCAGACCATCAAGTCG GCCACCATCTCCTACTACCAGACGATGCACATGCAGACCGCGCCGCTGCCCGTGCACTTCCAGATGCTCTGCGAGAGCAGCAAGCTGTACGACCCGGGCCAGCAGTACGCGTCCTACGTGCGCCAGCTGCAGCGCGGCGAGGAGCCCGACGTGCACTATGACTTCGAGCCCCACGTCTCCACCAGCTCCTG GTCCCCGGTCATGCGCACCCGGAAGAGCAGCTTCAACGTTGGCGACGCGGCGGGGGCGGAGGCTGCGGGCAGCCCCCCGGAGGAAGGTGGGCCCAGTGACGATGGGGCGCTGGCCAAGGAGCGCAGGG GTGGGCGCGGGCACCAGGTGCACAAGTCGTGGCCCATCTCCATCTCAGACGCAGACGGCAGCCTggaccccagctccagcccag GGGACTTTAAGAAGTTCCAGCGGATGTCTTCCAGTGGCACCATGTCGTCCAGTGAGGAGCTGGCGGACCAGGAGGGCAGTGCAGAGGGGTCCACCTTTGAACAAG CTGACCTCAACGGCATGGCCCCTGATCTGTCAGTGGCCATTCCCAGCGGGCCCTTCCGCCACGTGGGGCTGTCCAAGGCAGCCCGGACCCACCGGCTGCGGAAGCTCCGCACGCCCGCCAAGTGCCGGGAGTGCAACAGCTACGTGTACTTCCAGGGCGCCGAGTGCGAGGAG TGCTGCCTCGCCTGCCACAAGAAGTGCCTGGAGACCCTGGCCATCCAGTGCGGCCACAAGAAGCTGCAGGGCCGCCTGCAGCTCTTCGGCCAGGACTTCAGCCAGGCAGCCCGCAGCACCTCGGACGGTGTGCCCTTCATCGTCAAGAAGTGCGTCTGCGAGATCGAGCGGCGGGCGCTGCGCACCAAG GGCATCTACCGGGTCAACGGGGTGAAGACGCGCGTGGAGAAGCTGTGCCAGGCGTTCGAGACTGGCAAGGAGCTGGTGGAATTGTCACAGGCCCCGCCCCACGACATCAGCAACGTTCTCAAACTCTACCTGCGCCAG CTGCCGGAGCCACTCATCTCCTTCCGCTTCTACCACGAGCTCATGGGGCTGGCCAAGGACAGTCTGAAGGCGGAGGCGGAGGCCAAGGCAGCATCCCGGGGCCGGCCGGATGTGGCCGAGAGTGAGGCTGCGGCCGTGGCCATGGCGGGCCGGCTGCGGGAGCTGCTGCAGGACCTGCCGCCTGAGAACTGGGCGACGCTGCGGTACCTGCTAGGACACCTGCGCAG GATCGTGGAGGTGGAGCAGGACAACAAGATGACGCCAGGGAACCTGGGCATCGTGTTCGGGCCCACGCTGCTGCGGCCACGGCCCACCGAGGCCACCGTGTCCCTCTCCTCCCTGGTCGACTACCCCCACCAGGCCCGCATCATCGAGACCCTCATCAGCCACTACAGCCTGGTCTTTGAGAAGGAGCCCGAGGAAGCGCTCGGGGGccag GATGGGACGTCCCACCAGCGGGCGGAGGTGGTGGTCCAGGTGCCGTACCCGGAGGCAAGTGAGGGGGCTGCCTTCGCCCtgcaggaggaggctgaggacgGCGGCCGAG acttcccagaatCCCACATCGCCTCCAACGATTCAGACTCAgagctggaggaggtgacagaCCTGCTGTCCCCGGTGGGCGGGGCCGCCCTGCACCGCCTCAGCCTCCTGGAGAAGCAGGGCAGCGAGGCCAGCGTGGACGAGGGCCGGGACAGCTGCAGCGGCAGCGAGGAGCAGCTGGGGGCTGAGGCCGGGGCGGCCGGGGACGGGGACAGGTTCTGGGAGGGGCTCGGGGAAGGCCTGGCCAGGCGGCTCTCGGAGTCCAACGCCAACCAGAGCAGCAACAACGTGGCCCAGGCCCAGCCGCCCGCCCTGCAGCTCCATGGTGGGCAAGTCCCGGCGGGCAGCGGCCCGGGGAGGCAGCCGGAGTTGGTGTAG
- the ARHGAP45 gene encoding rho GTPase-activating protein 45 isoform X1: MSGGQRILKALLGWACGWTRAWRAGFGVTGCGTRALCPGDPALPAEELPKKDGADTVSLGPGVDLLGPGCNVKATGTLKRPTSLSRHASAAGFPLSGAGSRTLGRAHRSPLTAASPAEAPFEGPCPDTTEDISQLLADVARFAEGLEKLRECVLCDDLLEARRPLAHERLGEALRVMHQVISKYPLLNTLETLTAAGTLIAKIKAFRYECNNDSDKQEFEKALETIAVSFSSTVSEFLMGEVDSSTLLSVPPGDPSQSMESLYGPGSDGATASTEDGDEGGLHPEAVDVLLQRCEGGVDAALHYAKNMAKYMKDLIGYLEKRSTLEMDFAKGLQKIVHNCRQSLLQEPPMPLQSIYSLALEQDADFGHGLVQAANTLQTQTFMQPLNLRRLEHEKRRKEIKESWHRAQRKLHEAEYNLRKAKQGYTQRCDDHDKARALVAKAEEEQASAGPGAGGAASKTLDKRRRLEEEAKNKAEEAMATYRTCVADAKTQKQGLEDAKVTALRQIQEVIRQSDQTIKSATISYYQTMHMQTAPLPVHFQMLCESSKLYDPGQQYASYVRQLQRGEEPDVHYDFEPHVSTSSWSPVMRTRKSSFNVGDAAGAEAAGSPPEEGGPSDDGALAKERRGGRGHQVHKSWPISISDADGSLDPSSSPGDFKKFQRMSSSGTMSSSEELADQEGSAEGSTFEQADLNGMAPDLSVAIPSGPFRHVGLSKAARTHRLRKLRTPAKCRECNSYVYFQGAECEECCLACHKKCLETLAIQCGHKKLQGRLQLFGQDFSQAARSTSDGVPFIVKKCVCEIERRALRTKGIYRVNGVKTRVEKLCQAFETGKELVELSQAPPHDISNVLKLYLRQLPEPLISFRFYHELMGLAKDSLKAEAEAKAASRGRPDVAESEAAAVAMAGRLRELLQDLPPENWATLRYLLGHLRRIVEVEQDNKMTPGNLGIVFGPTLLRPRPTEATVSLSSLVDYPHQARIIETLISHYSLVFEKEPEEALGGQDGTSHQRAEVVVQVPYPEASEGAAFALQEEAEDGGRDFPESHIASNDSDSELEEVTDLLSPVGGAALHRLSLLEKQGSEASVDEGRDSCSGSEEQLGAEAGAAGDGDRFWEGLGEGLARRLSESNANQSSNNVAQAQPPALQLHGGQVPAGSGPGRQPELV; this comes from the exons ATGAGTGGTGGGCAGAGGATCCTCAAGGCACTTCTGGGCTGGGCCTGCGGATGGACCCGGGCCTGGAGAGCTGGGTTTGGCGTGACGGGCTGCGGCACGCGCGCCCTGTGCCCGGGAGATCCAGCCCTCCCAGCCGAG GAGCTGCCCAAGAAAGATGGGGCTGACACCGTGTCCCTCGGACCCGGCGTGGACTTACTGGGCCCCGGCTGCAATGTCAAGGCCACCGGCACGCTCAAGAGGCCCACCAGCCTGAGCCGCCACGCCAGCGCCGCCGGCTTCCCGCTGTCCGGCGCCGGCTCCCGGACACTCGGCCGGGCCCACCGCAGCCCGCTGACGGCCGCCAGCCCCGCTGAGGCGCCCTTTGAGGGACCCTGCCCCGACACCACGGAGGACATCTCCCAGCTGCTGGCCGACGTGGCCCGCTTCGCGGAGGGCCTGGAAAAGCTCAGGGAGTGTGTTCTGTGTGATG ACCTCCTCGAGGCCCGCCGGCCGCTGGCCCACGAGCGCCTGGGTGAGGCCCTGCGTGTGATGCACCAGGTCATCTCCAAGTACCCACTGCTGAACACTTTGGAGACACTCACGGCTGCCGGCACCCTCATTGCCAAGATCAAAG CCTTCCGTTATGAGTGTAACAATGACTCAGACAAGCAGGAGTTTGAGAAGGCCCTGGAGACCATCGCCGTCTCCTTCAGCAGCAC CGTGTCCGAGTTCCTCATGGGCGAAGTGGACAGCAGCACCCTCCTGTCGGTGCCCCCCGGGGACCCGAGCCAG TCCATGGAGAGCCTGTACGGCCCCGGCAGTGACGGCGCCACCGCCAGCACCGAGGATGGGGACGAGG GCGGCCTGCACCCCGAGGCGGTGGACGTGCTGCTGCAGCGCTGTGAGGGCGGCGTGGACGCGGCGCTGCACTATGCCAAGAACATGGCCAAGTACATGAAGGACCTCATCGGCTACCTGGAGAAGCGCAGCACGCTGG AGATGGACTTTGCCAAAGGCCTGCAGAAGATCGTGCACAACTGCAgacagagcctcctgcaggag CCCCCCATGCCTCTCCAGTCCATCTACTCGCTGGCCCTGGAGCAGGACGCGGACTTCGGCCACGGCCTGGTGCAGGCGGCGAACACGCTGCAGACACAGACCTTCATGCAG CCTCTGAACCTGCGGCGGCTGGAGCATGAGAAGCGGAGGAAGGAGATCAAGGAGTCGTGGCATCGCGCCCAGAGGAAGCTG CATGAGGCGGAATACAACCTGCGCAAGGCCAAGCAAGGCTACACGCAGCGCTGCGACGACCACGACAAGGCGCGCGCGCTGGTGGCCAAGGCCGAGGAGGAGCAGGCCAGCGccgggcccggggcggggggcgccgCCTCCAAGACCCTGGACAAGCGGCGGcgcctggaggaggaggccaaGAACAAG gcgGAGGAAGCCATGGCCACGTACCGCACGTGCGTGGCGGACGCCAAGACGCagaagcaggggctggaggaCGCCAAGGTGACGGCGCTCCGGCAGATCCAGGAGGTCATCCGGCAGAGCGACCAGACCATCAAGTCG GCCACCATCTCCTACTACCAGACGATGCACATGCAGACCGCGCCGCTGCCCGTGCACTTCCAGATGCTCTGCGAGAGCAGCAAGCTGTACGACCCGGGCCAGCAGTACGCGTCCTACGTGCGCCAGCTGCAGCGCGGCGAGGAGCCCGACGTGCACTATGACTTCGAGCCCCACGTCTCCACCAGCTCCTG GTCCCCGGTCATGCGCACCCGGAAGAGCAGCTTCAACGTTGGCGACGCGGCGGGGGCGGAGGCTGCGGGCAGCCCCCCGGAGGAAGGTGGGCCCAGTGACGATGGGGCGCTGGCCAAGGAGCGCAGGG GTGGGCGCGGGCACCAGGTGCACAAGTCGTGGCCCATCTCCATCTCAGACGCAGACGGCAGCCTggaccccagctccagcccag GGGACTTTAAGAAGTTCCAGCGGATGTCTTCCAGTGGCACCATGTCGTCCAGTGAGGAGCTGGCGGACCAGGAGGGCAGTGCAGAGGGGTCCACCTTTGAACAAG CTGACCTCAACGGCATGGCCCCTGATCTGTCAGTGGCCATTCCCAGCGGGCCCTTCCGCCACGTGGGGCTGTCCAAGGCAGCCCGGACCCACCGGCTGCGGAAGCTCCGCACGCCCGCCAAGTGCCGGGAGTGCAACAGCTACGTGTACTTCCAGGGCGCCGAGTGCGAGGAG TGCTGCCTCGCCTGCCACAAGAAGTGCCTGGAGACCCTGGCCATCCAGTGCGGCCACAAGAAGCTGCAGGGCCGCCTGCAGCTCTTCGGCCAGGACTTCAGCCAGGCAGCCCGCAGCACCTCGGACGGTGTGCCCTTCATCGTCAAGAAGTGCGTCTGCGAGATCGAGCGGCGGGCGCTGCGCACCAAG GGCATCTACCGGGTCAACGGGGTGAAGACGCGCGTGGAGAAGCTGTGCCAGGCGTTCGAGACTGGCAAGGAGCTGGTGGAATTGTCACAGGCCCCGCCCCACGACATCAGCAACGTTCTCAAACTCTACCTGCGCCAG CTGCCGGAGCCACTCATCTCCTTCCGCTTCTACCACGAGCTCATGGGGCTGGCCAAGGACAGTCTGAAGGCGGAGGCGGAGGCCAAGGCAGCATCCCGGGGCCGGCCGGATGTGGCCGAGAGTGAGGCTGCGGCCGTGGCCATGGCGGGCCGGCTGCGGGAGCTGCTGCAGGACCTGCCGCCTGAGAACTGGGCGACGCTGCGGTACCTGCTAGGACACCTGCGCAG GATCGTGGAGGTGGAGCAGGACAACAAGATGACGCCAGGGAACCTGGGCATCGTGTTCGGGCCCACGCTGCTGCGGCCACGGCCCACCGAGGCCACCGTGTCCCTCTCCTCCCTGGTCGACTACCCCCACCAGGCCCGCATCATCGAGACCCTCATCAGCCACTACAGCCTGGTCTTTGAGAAGGAGCCCGAGGAAGCGCTCGGGGGccag GATGGGACGTCCCACCAGCGGGCGGAGGTGGTGGTCCAGGTGCCGTACCCGGAGGCAAGTGAGGGGGCTGCCTTCGCCCtgcaggaggaggctgaggacgGCGGCCGAG acttcccagaatCCCACATCGCCTCCAACGATTCAGACTCAgagctggaggaggtgacagaCCTGCTGTCCCCGGTGGGCGGGGCCGCCCTGCACCGCCTCAGCCTCCTGGAGAAGCAGGGCAGCGAGGCCAGCGTGGACGAGGGCCGGGACAGCTGCAGCGGCAGCGAGGAGCAGCTGGGGGCTGAGGCCGGGGCGGCCGGGGACGGGGACAGGTTCTGGGAGGGGCTCGGGGAAGGCCTGGCCAGGCGGCTCTCGGAGTCCAACGCCAACCAGAGCAGCAACAACGTGGCCCAGGCCCAGCCGCCCGCCCTGCAGCTCCATGGTGGGCAAGTCCCGGCGGGCAGCGGCCCGGGGAGGCAGCCGGAGTTGGTGTAG
- the POLR2E gene encoding DNA-directed RNA polymerases I, II, and III subunit RPABC1 yields MDDEEETYRLWKIRKTIMQLCHDRGYLVTQDELDQTLEEFKAQFGDKPSEGRPRRTDLTVLVAHNDDPTDQMFVFFPEEPKVGIKTIKVYCQRMQEENITRALIVVQQGMTPSAKQSLVDMAPKYILEQFLQQELLINITEHELVPEHVVMTKEEVTELLARYKLRENQLPRIQAGDPVARYFGIKRGQVVKIIRPSETAGRYITYRLVQ; encoded by the exons ATGGACGACGAGGAGGAGACTTACCGGCTGTGGAAGATCCGCAAGACCATCATGCAG CTGTGCCACGACCGTGGCTACCTGGTGACGCAGGACGAGCTGGACCAGACGCTGGAGGAGTTCAAGGCccagttcggggacaagccgaGTGAAGGGCGGCCGCGGCGCACGGACCTCACCGTGCTGGTGGCCCACAATGACGACCCCACCGACCAGATGTTCGTCTTCTTCCCGG AGGAGCCCAAGGTGGGCATCAAGACCATCAAGGTGTACTGCCAGCGCATGCAGGAGGAGAACATCACCCGGGCCCTCATCGTGGTGCAGCAGGGCATGACGCCCTCCGCCAAGCAG TCCCTGGTCGACATGGCCCCCAAGTACATACTGGAACAGTTTCTGCAGCAGGAGCTGCTCATCAACATCACGGAGCACGAG CTGGTCCCGGAGCACGTCGTCATGACCAAGGAGGAGGTGACGGAGCTGCTGGCCCGGTA TAAGCTGCGCGAGAACCAGCTGCCCAGGATCCAGGCCGGAGACCCCGTGGCGCGCTACTTCGGGATAAAGCGAGGGCAG GTGGTGAAGATCATCCGGCCCAGCGAGACGGCGGGCAGGTACATCACCTACCGGCTGGTGCAGTAG